Below is a window of Candidatus Baltobacteraceae bacterium DNA.
GCGACCAGTTCCACCATTTTCGGTTCGATTTTGATCGTCGTTTTCGCCCTCTGGTGGTTCAGCGAAAGAACGCTCTCGGTTCATACCATCTACACGACCAAACGAGAACTGTTCTACTGGGCCGCGATTCTCTTTACGTTCGCACTCGGTACGTCGGCCGGCGACCTGATCTCGGAGGCTTCGAAGCTCGGCTATCCGCTCTCCGCGTTGCTCTTCGCCGGAATGATCGCGCTGACGGCGCTGGCCTACTACGCCTTCAAGATCAACGGCGTGCTGGCGTTTTGGATCGCCTACATCCTGACCCGCCCGCTCGGCGCGTCGCTCGGCGACCTGCTCTCGCAACCCGTGAAGGACGGCGGCCTTGGAGTCGGCACCACGATCACGAGCGCCGTCTTTCTGATCACCATCGTCGCCTTGGTCATCTACCTGACCGTGACCAAGCACGACCGGATCATCGCCGCGAACCAGGCGGAAAGAGCCCGCATCAAACTCGAGGAAAAACCGCTCCCGAATCCAACCTAGCCAACCTGCAACGGGGCTCGGGAGGAATGCGCGATGAGCGGAGTACGGCTTTTGGTGGGCACGCGCAAGGGTGCGTTCGTGCTGGAATCCGACGGGAAGCGCGACCGCTGGAGCGTCAACGGTCCCCACTTTGCGGGCTGGGAGATCTACCACGTTAAGGGGTCGCCCGTCGAGCCGAATCGGCTCTACGCATCGCAGACCAGCGGCTGGTTCGGCCAGGTCATCCAACGCTCCGAGGACGGCGGCAAGTCGTGGAACCCCGTCGGCAATCGCTTCGCGTACGACGGCGTTCCCGGCACGCACCAATGGTACGACGGAACGCCGCACCCCTGGGAATTCGCACGTGTTTGGCACCTCGAACCGTCGCTGACCGATCCCGATACCGTCTACGCCGGCGTCGAAGACGCGGCGCTCTTTCGCAGCACCGACGGCGGCGAAAGCTGGAACGAACTTTCGGGTCTGCGCGAACACGGCACGGGATCGTCGTGGCAGCCGGGGGCCGGCGGGATGTGCCTGCACACGATTCTTCTCGATCCGAGTAATCCCGAACGCATCTTCGTTGCCATCTCGGCGGCCGGCGCGTTTCGCAGCGACGACGCCGGCAAGACCTGGCGCGCCATCAATCGCGGATTGAAGTCCGAAGGCATCCCCGATCCGGATGCGGAGGTGGGTCACTGCGTCCACCGCATCGCGATGCACAAATCGCGCCCCAACGTATTATTCATGCAGAAGCATTGGGACGTGATGCGCAGCGATAACGCCGGCGATACGTGGCAAGACGTGAGCGGCAACTTGCCGACCGATTTCGGATTCCCCATCGACGTGCACGCGCACGAACCGAACACCGTGTACGTGGTGCCGATCAAGAGCGATTCGGAGCACTTTCCGCTCGACGGCAAACTGCGCGTCTATCGCAGCCGCAGCGGCGGAAACGAGTGGGAAGCGCTCACGAACGGCTTGCCGCAAAGCGATTGTTACGTTAACGTGCTGCGCGACGCGATGGCGGTCGACTCGCTCGATTCGTGCGGAATCTATTTCGGCACCACGGGCGGACAAGTCTACGGATCGGCCGATGCCGGCGACCATTGGGCGCCCATCGTGCGCGATCTCCCGCCCGTACTCTCGGTCGAAGCGCAAACGCTGCCGTGATCCGCGTCATCCTTCCCGCCCACCTGCGCGCGCTCGCGCGCGTCGCCGGCGAGATGCAGATCGACGTTGAAGGCGACGTGACGCAGCGCGCGATCCTCGACGCGCTCGAAACCCGCTTTCCGGTGCTCTGCGGAACGATCCGCGATCACACGACGCTAAAGCGCCGTCCGTACGTGCGCTTCTTCGCCTGCGAGCGCGATCTCTCGCACGAGCCACCCGACGCGCCGTTGCCGGAGGCGATCGTAACCGGCAGCGAGCCGTTTCTCATCGTCGGCGCGATGGCGGGCGGCTAAGCATGCGCTGTTTCCTAACGCTCTTGCTGCTGATTGCCTCGGCAGCGCCGGCGCTCGCACAAAACGATGCGGCGCTAAGCGCGCAGTTGCGCGCGCTGGCGAGCACTCATCAGGGCAAGATCGCGCTCTACGCGATCGATCTGCGCAGCGGGAAGACGGCCGCGATCGACGCCGATACGCCCGTTCCGACCGCCTCGGTCATCAAACTGACGGTGCTCTTCGAAGCGCTCAAAGCGATTCAAGCCGGTACGGCCCATTTCGACGACAAGCTCGCGCTGACGAAGGCCGATCAAGTTCCCGGCTCGGGCGTACTGGGATTGTTCGATACGCCCGAAACGCTCACGCTGCGCGATGCGCTGACCATGATGGTCGTCGTAAGCGACAACACCGGAACCAATCTCGCGATCGATCACCTGGGCCTGGCGAATATCGATCGCCGCATCGCGTGGATGGGGCTGCAGAACACGTGGCTCTATAAGAAAGTGTTCAAACCGCCGACCGGGCCCGTGCCTGCCGATCAAAAGCAGTTTGGACTGGGGAAGACGACCGCGCGCGAGATGGCCGAGGTCATGGAGCGCTTCGCGACCTGCGATCTCAACGCACCCGGAGTCGCCGCCAAGCCGACCGCGCGCGACCGCGGGCTGTGCGCCGCCGCCGTGGGGATGCTCAAGAACCAAACGGACCGAGACGGCATTCCGCGCTATCTCTCCGCCGATGTCGCCAACAAAACGGGCGCGCTCGACGACGTTCGTAACGATGTTGGCATCGTCTACGCCCGCAACGGGCCGGTGATCGTTTCCGAGTTCACGTACGATAACAAAGACCAGAGCTGGACCCCCGATAACGCGGCCCAAGTGCTGATGGCTCGACTGGCCAAAACGATCGTCGACCGCTGGCAGTAAAAACTTTTCCGGTCGATGTCGATTTCGGGTCTCCCCGTTCGACGTAGGGGTAAGAACTACAAATCCAGAGGAGACAGCACGATGCGATTCATGGTCATAGTCAAGGCAAACAAGGATTCAGAAGCGGGCGTCCTGCCGACCACCGAAGAGTTCGCCGAAATGGGGAAATTCAACGAGCAATTGGTGAAGGCGGGGGTGATGCTCGCGGGCGAGGGCCTGCAGGCGAGCGTTAAGGGCGCGCGGCTAACGTGGTCGGGCGGCAAGCCGAGCGTCACCGACGGGCCTTTCACCGAAACGAAGGAGCTGGTGGCCGGCTTCTGGCTGATCCAAGTGAAATCGAAGGAAGAGGCGATCGAGTGGATGCAGCGCGCGCCATTCGGAGACGGGGCGCAACTCGAGATTCGGCAAGTCTTTGAAGCCGAGGATTTCGGGGGCCCGCCGGAGCTGGCCGAGCAAGAGCGGCGTCTGCGCGATCGGATCGCGGCCAAACAATAGACGCGCGCCGCGCGGTAGAGGCCGTTTGGCGAATCGAATCGGCGAAGCTGATCGCGTCGCTCACACGAATCGTGCGCGACGTCGGCCTCGCCGAGGAGCTCGCGCAAGACGCGCTGGTCGCCGCACTCGAACGTTGGCCGCAGTCGGGCGTCCCGGATAATCCGGGCGCCTGGCTGATGGCCACCGCGAAACTTCGCGCGATCGATCTCTTTCGGCGGAGCAAAACCCTTAAACGCAAGCACGAAGATTTCGCTCGCGAACTCGATACGCTGCAAGCCATGCCCGAACGCGATCTCGCCGCCGCGATCGACGACGACGTCGGCGACGATCTCCTGCGCTTGGTCTTCATCGCCTGCCACCCGGTGCTCTCTACCGAAGCACGCGTTGCCTTAACGCTGCGTTTGCTCGGCGGTCTCACGACCGAGGAGATCGCGCGCGCGTTCCTCGTTCCCGCCTCAACCGTCGCGCAGCGCATCGTCCGCGCGAAACGAACGCTCTCCGAAGCGCGCGTGCCGTTCGAGGTGCCGCACGGCGCGGAACGCGACGCGCGAGTATCGTCGGTGCTGGAGGTCATTTATCTGATCTTCAACGAGGGCTACTCCGCAACGGCCGGCGACGATTGGACGCGCCCCGCATTGTGCGAGGATGCGCTGCGCCTCGGACGCGTGTTAGCCGAACTCACTCCCGCCGAGCCGGAGGTCCACGGCCTGGTCGCGCTCCTTGAAATTCAGGCCTCGCGCTTGCGCGCGCGAACCGGCGCGAACGGCGAGCCGATTCTTCTCCTCGATCAGAATCGCGCCCGCTGGGATCACCTCTTGATCCGGCGCGGTCTCGCCGCACTCGACCGCGCGCAGCGCTTGGGCGGTGCGCTCGGTCCGTACGCGCTCCAAGCCGCGATCGCCGCGTGTCACGCGCGCGCGCGAACGCCGGAGGAGACCGATTGGCGGCGCATCGTCGCGCTCTACGACGCGCTCGCGCAGCTCGTTCCTTCGCCCATCGTGGAACTCAATCGCGCGGTTGCAATCTCGATGGCGTTCGGTCCCGCAGCGGGGCTCGACATCATCGACGGCCTCGCTTCGGAGCCCTCGCTACGCGCGTACCATCTCTTTCCGAGCGTGCGCGGCGATCTTCTCGCAAAGCTCGAACGCTTCGATGAAGCGCGCGCGGAGTTCGAACGGGCGGCATCGCTCACGCAGAACGCGCGCGAGCGCGAACTCCTCCTCGCGCGCGCGGCCGGCGTCACGAAATAGCGCGACGACTCGTTTTGAGAAGCAACGCTCTCTTTTAGAGGTATTTCATGAGCCGCATGCTTTCGCTACTCTTTGCAGTCGTTGCGCTCATCGTTCCGGTCGTGA
It encodes the following:
- a CDS encoding YciI family protein; the encoded protein is MRFMVIVKANKDSEAGVLPTTEEFAEMGKFNEQLVKAGVMLAGEGLQASVKGARLTWSGGKPSVTDGPFTETKELVAGFWLIQVKSKEEAIEWMQRAPFGDGAQLEIRQVFEAEDFGGPPELAEQERRLRDRIAAKQ
- a CDS encoding serine hydrolase — its product is MRCFLTLLLLIASAAPALAQNDAALSAQLRALASTHQGKIALYAIDLRSGKTAAIDADTPVPTASVIKLTVLFEALKAIQAGTAHFDDKLALTKADQVPGSGVLGLFDTPETLTLRDALTMMVVVSDNTGTNLAIDHLGLANIDRRIAWMGLQNTWLYKKVFKPPTGPVPADQKQFGLGKTTAREMAEVMERFATCDLNAPGVAAKPTARDRGLCAAAVGMLKNQTDRDGIPRYLSADVANKTGALDDVRNDVGIVYARNGPVIVSEFTYDNKDQSWTPDNAAQVLMARLAKTIVDRWQ
- a CDS encoding RNA polymerase sigma factor; the protein is MASLTRIVRDVGLAEELAQDALVAALERWPQSGVPDNPGAWLMATAKLRAIDLFRRSKTLKRKHEDFARELDTLQAMPERDLAAAIDDDVGDDLLRLVFIACHPVLSTEARVALTLRLLGGLTTEEIARAFLVPASTVAQRIVRAKRTLSEARVPFEVPHGAERDARVSSVLEVIYLIFNEGYSATAGDDWTRPALCEDALRLGRVLAELTPAEPEVHGLVALLEIQASRLRARTGANGEPILLLDQNRARWDHLLIRRGLAALDRAQRLGGALGPYALQAAIAACHARARTPEETDWRRIVALYDALAQLVPSPIVELNRAVAISMAFGPAAGLDIIDGLASEPSLRAYHLFPSVRGDLLAKLERFDEARAEFERAASLTQNARERELLLARAAGVTK
- a CDS encoding MoaD/ThiS family protein, with amino-acid sequence MIRVILPAHLRALARVAGEMQIDVEGDVTQRAILDALETRFPVLCGTIRDHTTLKRRPYVRFFACERDLSHEPPDAPLPEAIVTGSEPFLIVGAMAGG